CGGTCATCGAAACCTTGTGGGCAAGGGGAAGGCAGCTGGAGTCCGGACTGCGAAGCATTATCGATGAGCTTTCGCTACATGACTATTTTACCATTTCCGGAAAACCCTGCTGCCTTGTATTTGGCACTAACGATGAGAACAAGCAGCCATCTCAGCCTTTCAGAACGCTGTTTATGCAGGAAGCGATCAAGCAGGGTCTTCTTCTTCCTTCTCTCATTGTCAGTTACGCGCATACGGAGAAGGATATCGAGCGCGCCATCGAGGGTATCGGAGAGGCGCTGGTCGTCTACAAAAAAGCGATCCATGAAGGCATTGACAAGTACCTCCACGGTAAATCGGTGCAGCCTGTGTTTCGGAAGTATAATTAATGCGTCATTAGTAAGGAAACATTGAGGCCATGACATGGTTCACACCTGCGGTGTTTGGAGGCCATGGATGTATCCTGCGGCGCGGTAAATAACCTTTTCATACATTCAAATGACGACGCGCCGCCCCGCTTACCACATTCCCAGTTGTCATCCCGACCAAATGAGTGCAACGAATGCGCGGAGGGATCTCCAGACGAATCAAACGGAAAAACTTTGCCACGCCCCCTCGACACCAATCCCGGCGTTGATCAGAATCTGGCCTCGGGATTATACTTTTATGCCAACACCTACCTCACGCTGAAGCGTGAGGCTATGACATGGTACACACCTACGGTGTTTGGTGGCCATGGATAATTTCCTGCGGCGCGGAAGAGAAACTTTTCATCCATTCAAATTTTGAGCGCGCCGCCCCGCTTACCACATTCCCGGTTGTCATCCCGACCAAATGAGTGCAACGAATGCGCGGAGGGATCTCCAATCGTATCAAACGGAAAGGCTTTACCACAATCCCTCGACACCAATCCCGGCGTTGATCAGAATCCGGCCTCGGGTTTAAAATGATTGCTCCATCTAACCCCGGGTTTCACCCGGGGCTATTGATATTCAACACCTACGGCGTTGGAACCCAGCCAGATTAAAGGCATAAGGGTCAGAACTGCAGATGCCGTAAGTATGATGTGTATATAGTTCTCTTTTTTCGGAAACTTCATTCATCACTAATCGTCCATCTCACATGTATCCCTCTCCGGTCTGGGTTATAAGAAGATATTTTCCTCTAAAAACGAATTTTAAGAAACCAACGGCCAGTTCCGGTCTTTATCAGATATCACCGCAGGCTCGGCGGGCCATTGAATGTTGTAGAAAGGGTCGTTCCAACGGATTCCGAGGCCTTTACCGGGGACGTGATGGTCCGACATCAGGTAGCTGACCTCCGAGTCGGGTTCAAGCGTCAGAAAACCATGTGCGAACCCTTTGGGAATGTAGATGCTTTTTCGGTTTTTGTCAGTCAATTCAACGCCAACCCATTGACCTGATGTGGGGGAGTCTTCCCTGAGGTCGATGATGACGTCAAAAATGGACCCCCGGATACACCGAACCAGTTTAGCCTCCTCATGGGGCGGATCCTGGTAGTGTATTCCCCTGAGTGTATGCTTTCTCTTATTTAAAGATAGGTTGGCCTGCACCGGGTTGAATGTAATTCCTTGTATCAAAAATTCATGAGTACAAAACGACCTGGCAAAAAAACCACGCTCATCATTAATTTCATCAAGTTCGATGAGATAGGAACCTTTCAGATCTGTTTCGTGAAACCTCACTTTTTTACCCAGAATAAATCAGAAGTCAGCTGCCGGGTTCCCAGCAGGAATTTCAGCTGTTTGATACGTGTATAAGGATTTGCCAGGAACTGTTTTTCATCCATGTCAATTCGCTCAAACAGTTCGCGCATCTCTCGCGCACCGGCCTCCGCGGTATAGTCACAAGAAAAGCCAGGCAGCAGAGAATTGATTTTATCGAACGAAACCCGGTAGCTTCGGTTGTCGCCGCCACTATCACCGAAGGTGGTTTTACACCCTGGGAATGCAGCGCCAACAATTTCTGCAATTTCCCTGACTCTGTAGTTTTCAACGGTATCCCCTACATTAAACACTTCGTTATGAATCGACTCAATCGGAGCTTCAAGTACGCATTTCACGGCCTTGCTGATATCCCGTATATGCACCAGCGGCCGCCAGGGCATACCGTCACTTATCATCTCGATAATTCCGCGGGTCCAGGCCAGGCCTGCCAGGTTGTTCAGTACAATATCGAACCGCATTCGGGGAGAGGCCCCGTACGCAGTAGAATTTCGCAAAAACGTGGGCGAAAACGTCTCATCGGCCAGCCTGGAAACCTCCTCTTCTACCAGCACTTTGCAGGTTGCATAGGTCGTTTGCGGATTGGTTTCCGACTCTTCCGTTTTGTATGAATCATTTCCTGCTCCGTACACGCTGCAGGAGGAAGCATAGACAAAGCGTTTGATCCCGGCCTCTTTGCACAATTTAGCGATATGGACGCTCCCCTTGTGATTAATATTGAAAGTAATCTCCTTATTTAGCTGCCCGAGAGGATCGTTTGAAAGCTCCGCAAGATGAACCACCGCATCAAACCCTTCAAGGTCGCCGGCCGTGATGGACCTCAAGTCTTTGTTGATATAGGACGGATAGAGCTGCTCCCCGTTATTGAACAGCCATCCCGCCCTGTAATACCCGGTATCCAGCCCTCTTACATTAAAGCCGTTTTCTATTAAATAGGGCCCCATCACTGACCCAATATATCCGTCCGTTCCTGTAACAAGTACATTCATATTCTGTTAATTCTGTTTGTTATACGCTCTCTTCCTATTGATAATAAAACTATTTATGATGTCGGCGTAATTATATTTTATTAATCGGAACCGCTCATTGAATTATGTTTGAACCAGGATCCGGCAAAGAACAGCTGTCAGGGTGACTAAAAACTCAATTCAGCTGCGGATCGTAACTCTTCTCAATTACCGATCGCGGGTTCTTCAGCTGACCTGCCGTCTTCATCCGGTTTCCCCTGAAAACCGGCCGGTTCTGGCCTGAGGTTTTTCGCAATTCCACATTCATTATTTTGAAAAGATGAAGTATGGCCCCCCTCAAAACATATTTCAGAAATGTTGAAGTGTTGAATGATAAATTCAGATCATCCAGAACCTGCAATTGCCTTTTAAACCGTTCAACAGACCGGTTCTCAAACAGATTGGCAGCCAACATGCTGTAAAATCTGTGGAAGTCAGCTTTCAGACACTTTTGATACTCTACCTCATTCAGGTAATAGGGCCCGTACTCGAGCGTGTTAAAGAGTTTTGCATGGATCCAGGTGAAATCCGTTTGACAAGCTGTGCTTGTTTGGCTGTTTTCGTGACGCCTCGTAAATGTGAGCACCTGATGTACAAAACCAAAGTCTGAATTTTTCAGCAGTTCAATACAGGCACCGGTATCGGTACCCTGATGTGATTCCACATACACTTTTTCCCTCTCCCGGATCAAATCACATCGCAGCAGCAGCGAGGTGGGGGCACCAAAATAGAAGGTGTTATCCAGAAAATAGCTTCTGCAGATCTCTTCTCCCGAAATGCAGTGGCTTGGATATGGAAGTCCGTCCAGCCCCACTCTCCGGTCATCCAGCCGGTACGCCCCCACGATTCCCACAGTCGGGTACTTCTCGTTCAGGGCAACCATCTTTGATATGCAGTCCGGGAAGAGCATGTCGTCTGCATGCACCACTTTGCAGTATTTGCTGTCTGGCGATATCTGATGAAAAGAATGATTGAAATTTTCCATCTGGGGCAGGAACTCCTCATTGTTGTGTATTCTGATACGGCTGTCCCGTTCCGCATACTCTTCCATAATCTCCAGGCTGCGGTCCGTGCTTTGGTTGTTCACCAGCACGTACTCCCAGTTCGAGTAGCTTTGTGCCAGCACGCTTTCAATACACTCTCTCAGATAGGTTTCTCCGTTATAAACGGGAGTCAACACGGAAACAAAGGGTTCCTCAACTGTTCTGTCTGCCTTCTCCATAACTACGTGTTTTAAATGCTATCAAATAAAAACCTTACTCTGCCGGTTTAAGCAAATCAATCTGCATCAGTGCCTCGGCCGCACGTGCAATGTTTCTGAAGCTCAACCCGGACTTCCGGGAAATATCCAGCAGAGAGTGTTCTCCATCTGAATAATTCAGGGTCCACAATACAGCCTCCTGATCAATGTTTGTTTTATTTTTCCCTCCGCTCAGGCTATAAAGGCCTCTCTTTCCCAAAAAGGGCTCACACCTGGGATTTTGATTCAGGTACGAGTCATTATGCTCAATGATGTATAGAATCTCCTCCAGCTTTGAGAGAGAGTCCGCAAGGGATTCGGGTCTCACAAAATCCGGATTATCGGCAGATGTGTGGTACTCGGGAAATTCTCCGTAGGGAGTGCGCATCAGCAATCCTACAGGCAAATTAAATCCCGGTGAACAGAACTGCCTTTCATCATACCCCACAGGTTCAAATTCACGAATTTCATAAGGCCCCTTCGTATCCGACAGTGCTTTTTCCACAATTCTGTCGATGTCAGCTTCTCCGGACCTGCTCTTTTTGAACGTCATGGAGCGGCCCGGATCCCCCAAACAGGATAAAATAAGACCATATTTGATTTTGTCAACCACCTTCTCATTTTTTGCCAGCCAGGTGATGGCCCCAATCGTTGCGGGAATAAAAAGAAAACGATAGGAATATCTCAATTGATATTGCTTTAACAGCTGTTCCGCCAGATGAACCGCAATACTGATTCCTGACAGGTTATCGTTGCACAGCGACGGATGGCAGGTGTGGGTGGAGATGAGAACCTCTTCCCGGGTCTCTCCCTCAATGAACAGCTCACCATAGGTAAGGCTTCCCTCTTTCAGTGAGGAATCGATGTAAACGTGATATGTATCCTCCTCAAGGGCTTTCAGCTGGTTATGTGTCATACAGAATCCCCAATGTTCACTGAAATAGGAGGTCTTGTGGGGTACCAGGCCGGGCTGTTCCGGCAGCGAGAAGAGATGCTTCTTCAACTCACTCAACGTTACCTTCTTATTCACCGGAATACTGTAGCTCATTACATGCAGGTTCAGATCTGCAAAGTCCACAATTTTCCGGCCTGCGGAGTCTTTAATCCATGCCTCGTTGATATTCCACTCTTTCGGAACCTGCCAGTCAAAAACCTTTTCTCCCGTGGGAATTTCAACCACCTCAAGGGGAATGCGGCTCCTGATAATTTCCAGGGTCTCTCTGACGCCGTTACCGGTAATGCTTCTGCAGATCGGATACATCTCCCCGATCAGCTGATGCATGCTTTTCCCGTAATCTCTGTTTCTGCTCATTTTATTGCAACGTTCTGATTCTCAGTATTGATGAATATTCTTTACATAAGATGCCGGTCAATCACTTGCGCATGTATTTACAAACCTGACAATTCATGCCAATTGGCTCTTTGATAAACTTTGGCATTTTCAATCCATTAACCCTAACCTTCCAGGGCCATCTCCCTGAAGTGGCGGTTGGTTTCTATCAGCTCCCTGTACGATCCGGCCTGCTCGATCCTGCCGTTCTCCATAAAGTAGATCACGTCGCAGTTCTGTACGGTGGTGAGGCGGTGGGCAATCATAATGATGGTCCGATCCCCCTTCAGGGCATCTATTGCTTCCGTAATATATTTTTCCGTGATGTTATCCAGCGCCGAAGTCGCTTCGTCCATTACCAGCACATCCGGATTGTGGTAGAGTGCGCGGGCAATGCCCACCCGCTGCCGCTGTCCGCCCGAGATCCGGGTCCCGTTTTCACCGATAATGGTATCCAGTCCCTCCGGCATTCGGCTCACCATCTCTTCAAGCTGAGCCAGCTTCACCGCTTCCATCACTTTTTCGTCGTCAATCTCCTTTTCAGGCAACCCGAAAGCGATATTGCTGCGCAGTGTCTCATCAGCCAGGTAGATGGACTGCGGGATGTAGCCGATATTTTTTTGCCAGGATGACACATCTTCCCGGATGTCCGTACCGTCCACCCGGATGGATCCTCTTCCCGGCTCAAGCAAGCCAAGCAGCAGATCCACCATCGTGGTTTTGCCGGCTCCGGATGCACCCACAAAAGCGACGGAAGCACCCTTTGGTATGGAAAGCGAAACGCCCTGTACCGACTGCTCATCGCTCTCCGGATAGCTGTACCAGACGTTCTGAATCTCAATCCTTTCGCGCAGTTCCAGCCTCTTATGACCCTTCCTCTCCATCTCCAGTTTTTGGCTGTACTCCTCCAGCTCCTTCAGGTCATTGTAGATGGGATCAACGGAGACCAGATTGTACTGCAAATTGGTGTATTGTGATCCTAAGAGCTGAATAGAGGGCATCAGCCGTACCGTGGCCATCGCAAAGAGGGTCAGTATCGGAATAATCAGCTCCATGGGGCGCCCCTGCCAGACCAGGATCACCGATATCAGAAGCATCCCCACAACGGCGGTTGTCTCGATGATCGGCTTTGGGATCTGCATGATGAACCGGAGGAGCGCCAATAGCCTGGTGCTTTTATCGGCTTCGGTACTGAACTTGTCGATAAACTCATCCTCCCGGTTCAGCACCCTTGCGTCCTTGATGCCGCCCAGACCCTGGTTCACCGCCTTGATCATCTTTTCGCGGCGGTTCAGCTCCTCTTCCCCGTACCGCTTCATTTTTTTCCGTATGGTGATAACAAAGGAGCCGATTCCCACACCGGCCAGCGCAATAATCAGCAGTGTGATCATCGGCTCAACCACAAAGAGGAACAGCAGGATGGAAACCGTCATCACCAATTCCCTGGCCATGCTTAAAATGTACGTGACCACGATATTGATCACCACATTCACCTCGTTGATGATGTTTCTGAGCAGTTCGGAAGTGTTACGCTGCAGGTGGAAGGTGTAGGGAGCCCGCATATAGGATTTCATCATGCGGCGGCTGATCGTATACCGCCGGCGGTAGATAAATCGCGCCTCAAAAAAGTTGAAGGAGATGATGTAAGCGCTTTTCAGGAGAAAAACCGCCACCAGGGCCAGCGACCCGCCGATCAGCAGCTCTCTTGCGGTTGAAATGCCGAATGCACTTAATACCGGCTGTATCCACTCCAGTTCCAGTATTCTCTCCGGACTGGCCACAATGGCTACAAACGCGGGAATCATGCCGATCCCGATTACCTCAAGCACTGCAGCGATCATCATCAGAAAGAAGAGGATCAGCAGCTTCACCGGGTCCTTCTTCGGAAGAATGTAGAGTAACTTTTTGAATGATTTCAGCAAAATGTGGTATTCGTTGAGTGAAAAATGGGTTTACACAACCTACTGCAGTCTGTAACGTCTCTTCAATATTTTACGAAATCTATCACCTTTCTCAGATAAACCGTAATTTGAATTTCTTAATCGTACTTTTTTTATAATCAATGTACGATGATGCCTACTGCTCGAATCCCGGATAAATTGAATTTGACCGGCAGGTTACAACATATATTTAACCTAATTGTAATCGTTTTTTTATCGTACCACATAATCACGGCCGGTTGATTAACCAATACTAATATAGTCTCAGAAAAATCTGAGTTAATTTTTATGTCTGAGTTGTGGATGAATCCCAAGTATGAACCATTTATATGTCATCAAAAGAAGCGATTTTCAAACTGATTAACCGGTCTTTTGATCAGGTATTTCTGATCTCGCTCAAAAAAAGCAATGACCGCAGGGAGAAACTTAAAGACATTTTAAACGGCCTTGATTATGAAATTTTCTGGGGGGTAAACGGGTCTGAACTGGATCTGAATGAGCTGGAGCTCTCGGGTAAACTTGACAACAGTGGGCGATATCAACAAAACAGACCGCCCCTCTCGAGCGGTGAGGTTGGGTGTGCACTGTCTCATCTGGGCATTTATCAAACCATCCTCGAACGCGGCCTGAAAAACGCACTGATTCTGGAAGACGACCTGGTCGTTGATCAATCCAACCCCGGGCTGCCAGGCACACTGGAGCAATCGTTTTCAGAGCTGCCCCCCGACTGGGATCTGCTCTACCTGGGATATGCCGATAATAACAACGCAATCAGTCCAGGCGGCCTGCTTAGAGCCTGGGCAATCTATCCGCTGCTCTATCTCTTCAACAGAGAACGGTTCAATCCCGCAAAGTTCAGACGGCGCTTCCCCAGAAATTACTCCCAAAACCTGCAGCGCGCAGGATATCACTACCGGACCCATGCATATGGTGTCTCAAACAACGGTGCCAAAAAAATTCTGGGTTTTCAGACCCCTGTAGCCTACGCATCAGACAATGCCATCTCGGAAATGTGTACCACAAAGGCCATCAATGCTTTTCGGGTAAAGAACAGGGTATTCTATCAAAACAGGGATCTGGAAACCACCATCAAGGGGCGGTACATTGATAAGGGCAAATCGCCTCATCGTCACTAATTGCGTTCCAACGTTCAAAATTGGGATTACCGGAAGCATCCTTTCACCGTCTGACAGAGATTGATCTGAACCTCTTCTTAGGACGTAAATCTGATTCTGGAGATGAAAAGTTTAAAGATCAGCAGGATGATCCGCAGCACTCATTTTTCAGATTGTCTGATAGTGGCCTTCAGCATCAGCCATCCAAATGCCGGGAGAGATGCTCATCGAAACCCGCTTTTTATCACTTCCTTCATCCTTCTCTCAACAAATGCGGTCACCAGCCACCCCAGCTCTGTAAAATTTCGAACAAGCGGCACGGCTTCAAAATAGAGCAGCATCTTATCTTTCATGCTCATTCCCTTTACGTCATTGTACAGGCTGTAGTTAAAAAACCCGAGGGTGCTTTTTAAACGCATCAGACGCGTAAATTCGTCATGGTTCTGCTCATGGAGCTCTCTGTAGCAGTTATAGGCGGCACGGCTGTTTACCTCGCCCTGCTGCATGCTGTTGATTCCCTCCGGGTGGATTCGGTACACGCCGAAATTTTCCCTGAAGTAGTAGGCCTTGTGGTCTTTGATCAGATGGTAGAAAAGGTGTATATCCCTGTAGTACCTGTATGTGGTTAGATCAAAACTGCGATACACATCTGTTCGGAACACTGCGGTCATCAATTTGGTCATCCAGGCCTGCTTCATCTCCTCCAGGGTGAATGTAAACCCTCCTTCGTTTCCGTTCAGAGATAAAATCGTTTCTTTACCGAATCTGTTATCCGGTACCATATAATTGATAAACCCGCCAAAACATGCAGAATAGTCAGGATGGGCTTCCAGAAACCTCACCTGCTTTTGCAGTTTCAGCGGATCGGTCCAGTAATCGTCACCTTCACAAAGTGCGATGTATGTTCCCCGGACTCTATCCAGGTTCAGTATTTCGGGATGATTCCCTAGCGAATATTGATTTTCTTCCTGATAAATCACCGAGATCAGGTTGGGGAACTCTGATTCATACTCGTACAGCTTCTGTGGTGTTTGATCGGATGAGGCGTCGTCGTGAATCAGTATTTCAACCCTGAACGTAGTTTCCTGGTTCAGAAACCCTTCAATGGCATCACGAATAAATTGCTCATGATTATAGGTAAGGCAGGCAATGCTCACCAGCGGCTCTGTTTCATCCGGCCACTGCTGGGTTCTCACGGCTATGGGTTCCTTTAATCTCATATTCCCAATAGGGCTTCCTCCATTTGCAGGTAGATAGTGCCGCTTTTTCGGCATCTGTCAGATTAACCTGTACTGCCCAAGCATTTCCTGAATGGTTTCTGTTGAATTGAACATCATGACATCCAGGATGGATAATCCCGGAATAAAATCATGGTTGAATTGTTCGTAGACCGGCAATTCGGGCATCAGGAACAAGAGTTCCACTCCCCTTTTGCCGAATTCCTTCCTGTTGTACAGTTTTTGGCCACCGGGCAAATTGATATACCGGCTCGCTTCCATGGCATTGCAAATTTCGTACAGCCGCTCTTTTCCGCCAAGCCCTTTTGCAGACTGAATATCGGACGACGTGATAATTTCTGTATCAATACCCAGGCGTTCACAAACTCTATCGAACGAAAATCTGATAAACCGGTAGAGATTATTTTCATTACAGCCGAAGATCTCCCGAATAAACGGAAATACAGAATCAAAGCAGGGTGCTTTTCGGTAGGCATACTCAAGCCGAGACAGTATGCCTTCCCTTTTTTGCCTAAAATCAGGTGCAACTTCCCGCTCCCGTACATCAAGAAAGTCTGAGTCGGATTTAACAGGAATGGTAAAATATTGTGTTTTGCCATCAATCAGGAATCTGTTTCTGTTGAACCAGGATTGCTTTGAGTATTGAACATCATCGTAGATCACAAAGCGTTCTGCAGCCTGCACCAGCTGAAAATAGCCCAGGTAAGGCAGGAAGTATGGCTGCATTACGGCAAGGCGGGTCATACGCTGCGAAGGGTTTTTTCAATGATGGCCACGATCAGATCCTGATTCTCCTTTGTGAGTGTATGATAGAGCGGAAGGCAAAGGATACGGCTTGCAATATCTTCTGAAACAGGAGCCGGGGCGTCAGAAACGTAGTCAAGCGTATTAAGACTCGGATAAAAATATCTTCTTGGTGATATGCCTGCACTCTCCAGTGTATTCTGAACCTTAAGCAGCTGCATTTCATTCTCAAAAAGTATCGGATAGTAAGCCGGTATCACGTAAGAATCCCGGAAAATTTTTTGGAAGCCTACATCTTGCACCGGATCCAGTACATGGCTGTAATAGCTGCACTGATTGCGGCGTATCTCCATTACTTCGTCAATATAGCGCAGATTGCACAAACCCATTGCAGCGTGCATTTCAGAATTCTTTCCATTAATACCCACTCCGCTGAATTTACCGAATCCGTCATGACCAAAATTTCGCATCAGCTCAATTCGGGCAGCCATCTCCGGGTTGTTTGTAAATATGGCGCCCCCTTCCACGGTTTGAAAAATCTTCGTAGCGTGGAAGCTGGTTACGCTCAGGTCCCCCCTTGCAAAAATCGATGTGCCTTTAAAGGTAGTTCCAAAGCAGTGAGCAGCGTCATAAATCACCTTCAGGCCATGTCTGTCAGAAATATCCTCAATGGTTTCAACATCACACGGATTTCCAAATACGTGCGTTGCAATGATTCCGGTAGTTAAAGGTGTGATGCTTTCCTCAATCTTATTCGCATCAACATTCAGCGTTTCCGCATCAATATCCACGAACACCGGCCTGCAATTCTCCCAAACAATGCTGCTTGTGGTTGCTACGTATGAAAACGGCGTTGTAATGATCTCGCCTTCCAGTTCAAGAGCCTGCATGGCTATCTGAAGTGCTATGGTCCCGTTGCTTACCAGCAATACATGATCGATTTCAAATCGATCAGCGAGTTTTTGTTCAAGCTCACGAACCAGTGGACCGTCATTTGTCAGCCTGTTTCTATCCCAGATGCTTTTTAAATGCTCTACATACTCCTCCAGTGGCGGCAGAAATGGTTCCGTAACTTGTATGGTATTTTTTTTCATTGAAGCCATTTAAAGAGCTCTATTGGCAAATGTAAGGGTGTATCCTGGTTTAGTCAGTTTAACGTCTGCTGTTTTGATTATTTGCGGAAGCATCTTTTTAAATGCTTACATTTTTATCCCTGGGTTGAACTTGCAACCTGCCGCTGTTTCATTTGTTTGCAGTGTAAGATATCAACTGCATTTACCGGCGACCGGCAAGTTGTCAGGCTAAGTCAGCCAGGTCCCGGCACACTTTTTCGGTTAGTCCGTAGTTCCCGGATAAACCAAGCAGGGAAAGATCAAGCCATTTTTCTCTGCCCCTGATATCATGAATACGATAAGGATACGTCTATGCCCCGATTGTTTCAAATTGAGATCAGACGATTGCAAACCCCACCAAGGGATGATCAAAATTGAAGTGAGAGAGTGAAAACCGCACCCTGTGCCACCCCCAGCGTATTCCACTGCATATCCACCCAAAGCGGCTCGCCCCTTCCCAGCATGGCATCATACACCAGCTCCTTTGTTGCACCCACTAAAAGAGTAAGAAGTGCCGCCTTCCACTTCGACTCCAGGACCATGTAGCTGCCCATATAGGTGATGGTACTCAGCATGTAATGGCTCTTTTTATAGTTCTCCATGTCAGCCCGAATCACCAGGATCGTGGGCGAAAGCGTAGCAAGTTGCGCGGCCTCCCTGAGCTGGGCCTGCGAGGCTGAACTGAGGCCCAGTAGCATAATAATGGTTAAGAGGGTTTTTTTCATTGCATATGATTTGATTGACCGGTGACGGGTGACCGTAGACCGGTTTTATATTTTCACCGCAGAGGCGCGGAGAGCGCAAAGATTTTGATAATTTTATCGCGCTACATTAACACGTAAACACAATTACACTTTAACACTTTTCCTTACCTCTTCGAGGTCCGATTCTACCATCTCCTTAACCAGGGCTTCGAAGTCGTAATCAAAATCCCAGCCCAGCTTCTCTTTTGCCTTGGCGGGGTCGCCGATAAGCAGATCCACTTCGGTTGGGCGGAAATATTGCGGATCCACCTCCACAATCACCTTGCCAGTGGCTTTGTTGATTCCTTTTTCGTCCACGCCCTCGCCTTTCCACTCAATCTCGATGCCTGCGTGTTTGAAAGCCAAATCGCACATCTTACGGACGGTGTGAGTCTCACCGGTAGCCAATACAAAATCATCCGGCTCTTCCTGCTGCATCATCAGCCACATGCCCTTCACATAGTCTTTGGCATGACCCCAGTCGCGCTTGGCGTTCAGGTTGCCCAGGAACAGTTTCTCCTGCTGACCCTCCGCTATTCGCGCGGCCGCGCGGGTAATTTTCCGCGTTACAAACGTCTCTCCTCTGCGAGGAGATTCATGGTTAAACAGAATCCCGTTTACAGCGTAGATATCATAGGCTTCCCGGTAGTTCACAACGATCCAGAAGGCGTACAGTTTGGCCACACCATACGGAGAGCGCGGGTAAAACGGAGTCGTTTCGCTCTGCGGCACCTCCTGCACCTTTCCGTACAGTTCAGATGTGGATGCCTGGTAAAATTTGGTCTTTTTCTCCATGCCCAGCAGACGGATCGCCTCCAGCATCCGCATCGCGCCGAGGCCGTCCACGTCGGCCGTGTACTCCGGCGAATCGAATGAAACCTGCACATGGCTCTGCGCGGCCAGGTTATAAATTTCGTCCGGCTGCGTCTCCTGGATCAGTCTGATCAGGTTCGTGGCATCGGTCATATCGCCATAATGCATATAAAACGGCCGCCCGTTAAAATGCGGATCGGTATACATATGATCTACCCGCCCCGTGTTGAACGAGCTCGACCGCCGCTTGATCCCGTGAACGATATATCCCTTTTCAAGTAATAATTCAGCCAGGTAGGAGCCGTCCTGACCTGTGATTCCGGTTATTAATGCTGTTTTTTGCTTATTTGATGTCACGATAAAATGCTAAGGTTATTATTTTTTCGAAAATTATTGTCCGTACTGATGGGTAGAACTGTAGAGGGTTTTTGGGC
This DNA window, taken from Rhodohalobacter mucosus, encodes the following:
- a CDS encoding ABC transporter ATP-binding protein, translated to MLKSFKKLLYILPKKDPVKLLILFFLMMIAAVLEVIGIGMIPAFVAIVASPERILELEWIQPVLSAFGISTARELLIGGSLALVAVFLLKSAYIISFNFFEARFIYRRRYTISRRMMKSYMRAPYTFHLQRNTSELLRNIINEVNVVINIVVTYILSMARELVMTVSILLFLFVVEPMITLLIIALAGVGIGSFVITIRKKMKRYGEEELNRREKMIKAVNQGLGGIKDARVLNREDEFIDKFSTEADKSTRLLALLRFIMQIPKPIIETTAVVGMLLISVILVWQGRPMELIIPILTLFAMATVRLMPSIQLLGSQYTNLQYNLVSVDPIYNDLKELEEYSQKLEMERKGHKRLELRERIEIQNVWYSYPESDEQSVQGVSLSIPKGASVAFVGASGAGKTTMVDLLLGLLEPGRGSIRVDGTDIREDVSSWQKNIGYIPQSIYLADETLRSNIAFGLPEKEIDDEKVMEAVKLAQLEEMVSRMPEGLDTIIGENGTRISGGQRQRVGIARALYHNPDVLVMDEATSALDNITEKYITEAIDALKGDRTIIMIAHRLTTVQNCDVIYFMENGRIEQAGSYRELIETNRHFREMALEG
- a CDS encoding glycosyltransferase family 25 protein, coding for MSSKEAIFKLINRSFDQVFLISLKKSNDRREKLKDILNGLDYEIFWGVNGSELDLNELELSGKLDNSGRYQQNRPPLSSGEVGCALSHLGIYQTILERGLKNALILEDDLVVDQSNPGLPGTLEQSFSELPPDWDLLYLGYADNNNAISPGGLLRAWAIYPLLYLFNRERFNPAKFRRRFPRNYSQNLQRAGYHYRTHAYGVSNNGAKKILGFQTPVAYASDNAISEMCTTKAINAFRVKNRVFYQNRDLETTIKGRYIDKGKSPHRH
- a CDS encoding glycosyltransferase family 2 protein, which gives rise to MEKADRTVEEPFVSVLTPVYNGETYLRECIESVLAQSYSNWEYVLVNNQSTDRSLEIMEEYAERDSRIRIHNNEEFLPQMENFNHSFHQISPDSKYCKVVHADDMLFPDCISKMVALNEKYPTVGIVGAYRLDDRRVGLDGLPYPSHCISGEEICRSYFLDNTFYFGAPTSLLLRCDLIREREKVYVESHQGTDTGACIELLKNSDFGFVHQVLTFTRRHENSQTSTACQTDFTWIHAKLFNTLEYGPYYLNEVEYQKCLKADFHRFYSMLAANLFENRSVERFKRQLQVLDDLNLSFNTSTFLKYVLRGAILHLFKIMNVELRKTSGQNRPVFRGNRMKTAGQLKNPRSVIEKSYDPQLN
- the rfbC gene encoding dTDP-4-dehydrorhamnose 3,5-epimerase, which encodes MRFHETDLKGSYLIELDEINDERGFFARSFCTHEFLIQGITFNPVQANLSLNKRKHTLRGIHYQDPPHEEAKLVRCIRGSIFDVIIDLREDSPTSGQWVGVELTDKNRKSIYIPKGFAHGFLTLEPDSEVSYLMSDHHVPGKGLGIRWNDPFYNIQWPAEPAVISDKDRNWPLVS
- a CDS encoding DUF4910 domain-containing protein, with protein sequence MSRNRDYGKSMHQLIGEMYPICRSITGNGVRETLEIIRSRIPLEVVEIPTGEKVFDWQVPKEWNINEAWIKDSAGRKIVDFADLNLHVMSYSIPVNKKVTLSELKKHLFSLPEQPGLVPHKTSYFSEHWGFCMTHNQLKALEEDTYHVYIDSSLKEGSLTYGELFIEGETREEVLISTHTCHPSLCNDNLSGISIAVHLAEQLLKQYQLRYSYRFLFIPATIGAITWLAKNEKVVDKIKYGLILSCLGDPGRSMTFKKSRSGEADIDRIVEKALSDTKGPYEIREFEPVGYDERQFCSPGFNLPVGLLMRTPYGEFPEYHTSADNPDFVRPESLADSLSKLEEILYIIEHNDSYLNQNPRCEPFLGKRGLYSLSGGKNKTNIDQEAVLWTLNYSDGEHSLLDISRKSGLSFRNIARAAEALMQIDLLKPAE
- a CDS encoding NAD-dependent epimerase/dehydratase family protein translates to MNVLVTGTDGYIGSVMGPYLIENGFNVRGLDTGYYRAGWLFNNGEQLYPSYINKDLRSITAGDLEGFDAVVHLAELSNDPLGQLNKEITFNINHKGSVHIAKLCKEAGIKRFVYASSCSVYGAGNDSYKTEESETNPQTTYATCKVLVEEEVSRLADETFSPTFLRNSTAYGASPRMRFDIVLNNLAGLAWTRGIIEMISDGMPWRPLVHIRDISKAVKCVLEAPIESIHNEVFNVGDTVENYRVREIAEIVGAAFPGCKTTFGDSGGDNRSYRVSFDKINSLLPGFSCDYTAEAGAREMRELFERIDMDEKQFLANPYTRIKQLKFLLGTRQLTSDLFWVKK